In a genomic window of Drosophila takahashii strain IR98-3 E-12201 chromosome 3L, DtakHiC1v2, whole genome shotgun sequence:
- the rgn gene encoding trichohyalin isoform X1, which yields MSGSHKMWCCQVFILALFAHTIPAEFHSSAAHAGISFDGPSPALNTDAVTPTSRPKRRVYALCPPQFHRVGTDCYSLVEQRSSWLEAHFFCKDKNANLTEPGKHADKKLRQFLQKQDALSGEKDPIWLGATYDHHNNQWQWSMSGRNLTNDSFSRTDPTYVQLISNSQPMDSNCAIYDPNLKYRWSARPCSDKLRFICQHKMPKVSGPNRYKIYNRWNATYPNQQANEVVLEILEPRANDRRFHRRVKAEGSDEEMIIPNRRRNNNRRNNQRNRQVPNQNQHPNDVNYQPGEQRQRNRPRATSTTVAPPTPQSVNPSNDVLAASPTPQQMTQYDRKLQRQRERERRRQLRRQERQKLARKQKQEKQRRQREERQRLQREEQQRRQRLQHDDPKPQVVDELRQRSAEEQERKLREDQERKQREEQEKKLKEEQERIRQAEEEQQHQQQLEENQQQQLRELKAKQQRQQQEQEYQKQKRDQELELLKQRQLEAERQHAADEAAEKLRQERIHKQRELEAEQRREREEQRRKQREEQEELDRQNHAKRLAEEKRLQELYEERLRQANTEREKQLAEAHEAKRREEQQLQEQLKKQEEERQEQIRREQEEEEKRLELQRLEETKRFEEKELKRLHEDNRRREEQKIQRDREIAQRLAAEKKLAEEEEQLRREVAEEERAVKQRLEDEVRQAEEARKAKEAEERAAEEAKAADQKRRVEAAKKLADEEVKAKLEEKRREYASRISALSPEDQKKFIEMRKRRKQLKEKKERDQRAKELKRIQQAMRLDDNE from the exons ATGAGTGGCAGCCATAAAATGTGGTGCTGCCAAGTATTTATCTTAGCTTTAT TTGCCCACACGATTCCGGCGGAGTTCCATTCCAGCGCAGCTCATGCCGGCATTAGCTTCGATGGCCCCTCGCCGGCTCTCAATACGGATGCAGTGACTCCAACAAGCAGGCCGAAGCGTCGCGTATACGCCCTGTGTCCGCCACAATTCCATCGCGTGGGCACCGATTGCTACTCGCTGGTGGAGCAGCGCAGCAGCTGGCTGGAGGCGCACTTCTTCTGCAAGGACAAGAACGCCAATCTCACGGAGCCCGGCAAGCATGCCGACAAGAAGCTGAGGCAGTTCCTCCAGAAACAGGATGCCCTTTCAGGAG AGAAAGATCCCATCTGGCTGGGAGCCACCTATGATCACCACAACAACCAATGGCAGTGGAGCATGAGTGGCCGCAATCTGACCAACGACTCCTTCAGCCGCACCGATCCCAC CTATGTGCAACTTATCTCCAACAGCCAACCGATGGACAGCAATTGTGCCATCTACGATCCGAATCTCAAGTACCGCTGGTCGGCGCGTCCCTGCTCGGATAAGTTGCGCTTCATTTGCCAGCACAAGATGCCCAAGGTGAGCGGGCCGAATCGCTACAAAATCTACAATCGCTGGAACGCCACCTATCCGAACCAGCAGGCCAACGAGGTGGTGCTGGAGATTCTCGAGCCGCGTGCAAACGATCGCAG ATTCCATCGACGTGTAAAGGCGGAGGGCAGCGACGAGGAGATGATCATCCCCAATCGACGCCGCAATAATAATCGCCGTAATAACCAGAGGAACCGCCAGGTGCCAAACCAGAATCAGCATCCCAACGATGTGAACTACCAGCCGGGGGAGCAACGTCAGAGGAATCGTCCTCGTGCCACCAGCACCACTGTGGCGCCACCGACTCCCCAATCGGTTAATCCATCTAATGATGTCCTGGCTGCCTCACCGACGCCCCAGCAGATGACCCAGTATGATCGCAAGCTGCAACGCCAGCGGGAGCGGGAACGTCGCCGCCAGTTGCGTCGCCAGGAGCGCCAGAAGTTGGCTCGCAAGCAGAAGCAGGAGAAGCAACGTCGCCAGCGGGAGGAGCGCCAGCGATTGCAgcgggaggagcagcagcgccGCCAGCGATTGCAGCACGATGATCCCAAGCCCCAGGTGGTCGATGAACTGCGTCAGCGTTCGGCAGAGGAGCAGGAAAGGAAGCTGAGGGAGGATCAGGAAAGGAAGCAGCGAGAGGAGCAGGAAAAGAAGCtaaaggaggagcaggagcggaTCAggcaggcggaggaggagcagcagcatcagcagcagctggaggagaatcagcagcagcagcttcgCGAACTCAAGGCCAAGCAGCAGCgtcagcagcaggagcaggagtacCAGAAGCAGAAGCGCGACCAGGAGCTGGAGCTGCTGAAGCAACGGCAGCTGGAGGCCGAGCGCCAGCATGCCGCCGATGAGGCAGCGGAGAAGCTGCGCCAGGAGCGCATCCACAAGCAGCGCGAACTGGAAGCGGAACAGCGAAGGGAACGCGAGGAGCAGCGGCGCAAGCAGcgcgaggagcaggaggaactGGATCGCCAGAACCACGCGAAGCGCCTGGCCGAGGAGAAGCGACTGCAGGAGCTGTACGAGGAGCGACTGAGGCAGGCCAACACGGAGCGCGAGAAGCAGCTGGCCGAGGCGCACGAGGCCAAGCGGCGCGAGGAGCAACAGCTGCAGGAGCAGCTGAagaagcaggaggaggagcgccAGGAGCAGATTCGCCgcgagcaggaggaggaggagaagcgcCTCGAACTCCAGCGGCTGGAAGAGACGAAGCGGTTCGAGGAGAAGGAGCTGAAGCGCCTGCACGAGGACAACCGGCGGCGCGAGGAACAGAAGATTCAGCGCGATCGGGAAATCGCCCAGCGACTGGCCGCCGAGAAGAAGctggccgaggaggaggagcagctgcgcCGGGAGGTGGCCGAGGAGGAGCGGGCAGTGAAGCAGCGGCTGGAGGACGAGGTGCGCCAGGCGGAGGAGGCGCGCAAGGCCAAGGAGGCCGAGGAGCGGGCCGCCGAGGAGGCCAAGGCCGCCGACCAGAAGCGTCGTGTCGAGGCGGCCAAGAAGCTGGCCGACGAGGAGGTCAAGGCCAAGCTGGAGGAGAAGCGGCGCGAGTATGCCAGCCGCATCTCGGCGCTGAGTCCCGAGGACCAGAAGAAGTTCATCGAGATGCGCAAGCGGCGCAAGCAGCTCAAGGAGAAGAAGGAGCGCGACCAGCGGGCGAAGGAGCTCAAGCGGATACAGCAGGCCATGCGGCTGGACGACAACGAGTAG
- the barc gene encoding 17S U2 SnRNP complex component HTATSF1, translating to MSDEGESKSEQAEKPEAAEEEEKKEEIAAKEAIEPIPDSLSAPQVDDKPAESETQSDNQAAKAEETKSQDFAAYEEHMTYAADGGAIYTDPSTKQKYRWCTEQNNWKPLSADEAASAGDLYETEHYKWCPKTEQWLPKKQQETETEHYKWDGEQKKWIPKQPNPGQEGVYGVDEHGERTFTDKDGAEFFWDASKSAWFPKIDDDFMARYQMNYGFIDNTSAGEKEKADKEAAEAKRKEEELKRMTAEAEAAMSKDSAASTAAPTGKRKVQEPPKWFEMDPSQNTKVYVSNLPLDITMDEFADLMGKCGMVMRDPQTQKFKLKLYAEKDGQIKGDGLCDYIKVESVNLALKILDEYNLRGHKIRVQRAQFQMRGEYNPALKPKRKKKDKEKLQKMKEKLFDWRPDKMRGERSKNEKTVILKNLFTPELFEKEVELILEYQNNLREECGKCGMVRKVVIYDRHPEGVAQINMSSPEEADQVIQMMQGRYFGQRQLSAESWDGKTKYKIDESATEASERLSKWDDFLAQEEAEDKKATEEEQKDEDDNSPESQLLPGDATP from the exons ATGAGCGACGAAGGTGAAAGTAAATCGGAGCAGGCGGAGAAACCTGAAgcagcggaggaggaggaaaaaaaggaggaaataGCAGCGAAGGAAGCTATAGAGCCAATTCCCGATAGCCTTTCAGCCCCGCAAGTTGATGACAAGCCGGCAGAAAGTGAAACCCAATCGGATAATCAAGCAGCCAAAGCGGAGGAAACAAAATCACAGGACTTTGCTGCCTACGAGGAGCACATGACCTATGCAGCGGATGGTGGAGCCATCTACACGGATCCCAGCACCAAGCAGAAGTACAGATGGTGTACCGAACAAAACAATTGGAAGCCTTTAAGTGCCGATGAGGCAGCCAGTGCAGGAGATCTCTACGAGACGGAGCACTACAAGTGGTGCCCCAAGACGGAGCAGTGGTTGCCCAAGAAGCAGCAGGAAACCGAAACGGAGCACTACAAGTGGGATGGCGAGCAGAAGAAGTGGATACCCAAGCAACCGAATCCCGGGCAGGAAGGGGTCTACGGTGTGGATGAGCATGGCGAGCGCACTTTTACCGACAAGGACGGGGCCGAGTTCTTCTGGGATGCATCGAAGAGTGCCTGGTTCCCCAAGATCGATGATGATTTCATGGCCCGCTACCAAATGAACTATGGCTTCATTGACAACACATCGGCGGGGGAGAAGGAAAAGGCTGACAAGGAGGCGGCTGAGGCCAAgaggaaggaggaggagctcaAGCGGATGACGGCCGAGGCAGAGGCAGCCATGTCCAAGGATAGTGCGGCATCAACAGCCGCACCCACCGGCAAGCGGAAGGTCCAGGAGCCACCAA AATGGTTCGAAATGGATCCCTCGCAGAATACCAAGGTCTACGTCTCCAATTTGCCCCTGGACATCACAATGGATGAGTTTGCCGATCTGATGGGCAAGTGCGGCATGGTTATGCGGGATCCCCAGACCCAGAAGTTCAAGCTGAAATTGTATGCCGAAAAGGATGGTCAGATCAAAGGTGATGGCCTCTGCGATTACATCAAG gtggAGAGTGTCAATCTGGCGCTGAAAATCCTGGACGAATACAATCTGCGAGGCCATAAAATTCGCGTCCAGAGAGCTCAGTTTCAGATGCGCGGCGAATACAATCCCGCCCTGAAGCCCAAGCGCAAGAAGAAGGACAAGGAAAAGTTGCAGAAGATGAAGGAAAA ATTATTCGACTGGCGGCCAGATAAAATGCGTGGCGAGCGCTCAAAGAATGAGAAAACTGTTATCCTCAAGAACCTTTTTACACCCGAACTCTTTGAAAAGGAGGTGGAACTCATCTTGGAGTACCAGAACAATCTGCGTGAGGAGTGCGGCAAGTGCGGAATGGTCCGCAAAGTGGTCATCTATGAT CGCCATCCTGAGGGCGTTGCCCAGATCAACATGTCCTCGCCGGAGGAAGCCGATCAGGTGATTCAAATGATGCAGGGCCGCTATTTTGGCCAGCGACAGCTAAGTGCCGAATCCTGGGATGGCAAGACCAAATACAA AATTGATGAGTCAGCCACGGAGGCCAGTGAGAGACTCTCCAAATGGGATGACTTCTTGGCCCAAGAAGAAGCTGAAGATAAGAAAGCAACAGAAGAGGAGCAGAAAGACGAAGATGACAACTCCCCGGAAAGCCAGCTGTTGCCAGGAGATGCCACCCCTTAG
- the rgn gene encoding trichohyalin isoform X2 has product MSGSHKMWCCQVFILALFAHTIPAEFHSSAAHAGISFDGPSPALNTDAVTPTSRPKRRVYALCPPQFHRVGTDCYSLVEQRSSWLEAHFFCKDKNANLTEPGKHADKKLRQFLQKQDALSGEKDPIWLGATYDHHNNQWQWSMSGRNLTNDSFSRTDPTQPMDSNCAIYDPNLKYRWSARPCSDKLRFICQHKMPKVSGPNRYKIYNRWNATYPNQQANEVVLEILEPRANDRRFHRRVKAEGSDEEMIIPNRRRNNNRRNNQRNRQVPNQNQHPNDVNYQPGEQRQRNRPRATSTTVAPPTPQSVNPSNDVLAASPTPQQMTQYDRKLQRQRERERRRQLRRQERQKLARKQKQEKQRRQREERQRLQREEQQRRQRLQHDDPKPQVVDELRQRSAEEQERKLREDQERKQREEQEKKLKEEQERIRQAEEEQQHQQQLEENQQQQLRELKAKQQRQQQEQEYQKQKRDQELELLKQRQLEAERQHAADEAAEKLRQERIHKQRELEAEQRREREEQRRKQREEQEELDRQNHAKRLAEEKRLQELYEERLRQANTEREKQLAEAHEAKRREEQQLQEQLKKQEEERQEQIRREQEEEEKRLELQRLEETKRFEEKELKRLHEDNRRREEQKIQRDREIAQRLAAEKKLAEEEEQLRREVAEEERAVKQRLEDEVRQAEEARKAKEAEERAAEEAKAADQKRRVEAAKKLADEEVKAKLEEKRREYASRISALSPEDQKKFIEMRKRRKQLKEKKERDQRAKELKRIQQAMRLDDNE; this is encoded by the exons ATGAGTGGCAGCCATAAAATGTGGTGCTGCCAAGTATTTATCTTAGCTTTAT TTGCCCACACGATTCCGGCGGAGTTCCATTCCAGCGCAGCTCATGCCGGCATTAGCTTCGATGGCCCCTCGCCGGCTCTCAATACGGATGCAGTGACTCCAACAAGCAGGCCGAAGCGTCGCGTATACGCCCTGTGTCCGCCACAATTCCATCGCGTGGGCACCGATTGCTACTCGCTGGTGGAGCAGCGCAGCAGCTGGCTGGAGGCGCACTTCTTCTGCAAGGACAAGAACGCCAATCTCACGGAGCCCGGCAAGCATGCCGACAAGAAGCTGAGGCAGTTCCTCCAGAAACAGGATGCCCTTTCAGGAG AGAAAGATCCCATCTGGCTGGGAGCCACCTATGATCACCACAACAACCAATGGCAGTGGAGCATGAGTGGCCGCAATCTGACCAACGACTCCTTCAGCCGCACCGATCCCAC CCAACCGATGGACAGCAATTGTGCCATCTACGATCCGAATCTCAAGTACCGCTGGTCGGCGCGTCCCTGCTCGGATAAGTTGCGCTTCATTTGCCAGCACAAGATGCCCAAGGTGAGCGGGCCGAATCGCTACAAAATCTACAATCGCTGGAACGCCACCTATCCGAACCAGCAGGCCAACGAGGTGGTGCTGGAGATTCTCGAGCCGCGTGCAAACGATCGCAG ATTCCATCGACGTGTAAAGGCGGAGGGCAGCGACGAGGAGATGATCATCCCCAATCGACGCCGCAATAATAATCGCCGTAATAACCAGAGGAACCGCCAGGTGCCAAACCAGAATCAGCATCCCAACGATGTGAACTACCAGCCGGGGGAGCAACGTCAGAGGAATCGTCCTCGTGCCACCAGCACCACTGTGGCGCCACCGACTCCCCAATCGGTTAATCCATCTAATGATGTCCTGGCTGCCTCACCGACGCCCCAGCAGATGACCCAGTATGATCGCAAGCTGCAACGCCAGCGGGAGCGGGAACGTCGCCGCCAGTTGCGTCGCCAGGAGCGCCAGAAGTTGGCTCGCAAGCAGAAGCAGGAGAAGCAACGTCGCCAGCGGGAGGAGCGCCAGCGATTGCAgcgggaggagcagcagcgccGCCAGCGATTGCAGCACGATGATCCCAAGCCCCAGGTGGTCGATGAACTGCGTCAGCGTTCGGCAGAGGAGCAGGAAAGGAAGCTGAGGGAGGATCAGGAAAGGAAGCAGCGAGAGGAGCAGGAAAAGAAGCtaaaggaggagcaggagcggaTCAggcaggcggaggaggagcagcagcatcagcagcagctggaggagaatcagcagcagcagcttcgCGAACTCAAGGCCAAGCAGCAGCgtcagcagcaggagcaggagtacCAGAAGCAGAAGCGCGACCAGGAGCTGGAGCTGCTGAAGCAACGGCAGCTGGAGGCCGAGCGCCAGCATGCCGCCGATGAGGCAGCGGAGAAGCTGCGCCAGGAGCGCATCCACAAGCAGCGCGAACTGGAAGCGGAACAGCGAAGGGAACGCGAGGAGCAGCGGCGCAAGCAGcgcgaggagcaggaggaactGGATCGCCAGAACCACGCGAAGCGCCTGGCCGAGGAGAAGCGACTGCAGGAGCTGTACGAGGAGCGACTGAGGCAGGCCAACACGGAGCGCGAGAAGCAGCTGGCCGAGGCGCACGAGGCCAAGCGGCGCGAGGAGCAACAGCTGCAGGAGCAGCTGAagaagcaggaggaggagcgccAGGAGCAGATTCGCCgcgagcaggaggaggaggagaagcgcCTCGAACTCCAGCGGCTGGAAGAGACGAAGCGGTTCGAGGAGAAGGAGCTGAAGCGCCTGCACGAGGACAACCGGCGGCGCGAGGAACAGAAGATTCAGCGCGATCGGGAAATCGCCCAGCGACTGGCCGCCGAGAAGAAGctggccgaggaggaggagcagctgcgcCGGGAGGTGGCCGAGGAGGAGCGGGCAGTGAAGCAGCGGCTGGAGGACGAGGTGCGCCAGGCGGAGGAGGCGCGCAAGGCCAAGGAGGCCGAGGAGCGGGCCGCCGAGGAGGCCAAGGCCGCCGACCAGAAGCGTCGTGTCGAGGCGGCCAAGAAGCTGGCCGACGAGGAGGTCAAGGCCAAGCTGGAGGAGAAGCGGCGCGAGTATGCCAGCCGCATCTCGGCGCTGAGTCCCGAGGACCAGAAGAAGTTCATCGAGATGCGCAAGCGGCGCAAGCAGCTCAAGGAGAAGAAGGAGCGCGACCAGCGGGCGAAGGAGCTCAAGCGGATACAGCAGGCCATGCGGCTGGACGACAACGAGTAG